In Zingiber officinale cultivar Zhangliang chromosome 8B, Zo_v1.1, whole genome shotgun sequence, a single genomic region encodes these proteins:
- the LOC122016552 gene encoding phosphatidylinositol 4-phosphate 5-kinase 1-like has protein sequence MAGLSMSHDLGGSYGEKVLLNGDVYVGKFDGLLPHGVGRYTWSDGIIYDGQWEQSKITGRGKICWPSGATYEGEFCGGFLHGSGTLFGVDGSVYKGLWRMNKQHGKGIKAYSNLDEYDGLWREGWQDGHGTYRWSNGDTYTGNWKAGKMHGKGVMKWANGDIFYGNWSDGLENGSGCYKYGDRSIYVGIWSKGLKDGHGTFFPPGSKLPSQLRYLESVLCDNKVPSLSHSLSYSAEEPVSKKPPKGRCRINRWRIPACFLKSKRISHRSSSLGVWSIDTGCSSLSENTSQTQCSSYDSQHVLVDTCVVAFDREYMQGVLITERISYFDFQRSQRNKRNWKMKKQSRGPGENIYRGHRSYYLMLNLQLGIRYTVGKITPVPMREVRSSDFGSRARIRMYFPCMGSQFTPPHNSVAFFWKDYCPMVFRNLREMFKIDAADYMMSICGGDGLKELSSPGKSGSIFYLSQDERFLIKTLRKYELKILLKMLPNYYVHVGAYDNTLITKFFGLHRLTIKGRKVRFVVMGNMFRTELRIHRRYDLKGSSIGRCTGMHKTNGITTLKDLDLSYVFHLEKSWRESLFRQISLDCKFLESQSIIDYSLLLGLHFRAPEHLKAYSESRNHPTENAAESQLHEEIRNLPKGLRLVAHEPSSVTSLPGSHIRGSTLRASAAGNKEVDLLLPGTGRLRVQLGVNMPAQANLKLLHNCLLDSAEIDPIEVYDVVLYFGIIDILQEYNMTKKIEHACKSLKYDPLLISAIEPKTYSKRFISFLKEVFPE, from the exons ATGGCAGGTTTGAGTATGAGCCATGATCTTGGTGGAAG CTATGGTGAGAAGGTTCTCTTAAATGGTGATGTCTATGTTGGAAAATTTGATGGTTTGCTTCCTCATGGGGTTGGAAGATACACCTGGTCAGATGGAATAATATATGATGGGCAATGGGAGCAAAGCAAAATAACTGGTAGAGGTAAGATATGTTGGCCATCAGGTGCAACATATGAAGGTGAATTTTGTGGAGGTTTCCTGCATGGTTCTGGCACTCTTTTTGGAGTTGATGGCTCTGTGTATAAAGGTTTGTGGAGGATGAATAAACAACATGGAAAGGGAATCAAAGCTTACTCAAATCTAGATGAATATGATGGTCTGTGGAGGGAGGGGTGGCAAGATGGTCATGGCACATACAGATGGAGTAATGGTGATACTTATACTGGAAATTGGAAGGCTGGAAAGATGCATGGTAAAGGGGTTATGAAGTGGGCAAATGGTGATATATTTTATGGGAACTGGTCAGATGGATTAGAAAATGGCTCAGGCTGTTATAAATATGGGGATAGATCAATTTATGTTGGAATCTGGAGCAAAGGGTTAAAGGATGGACATGGAACTTTTTTCCCTCCTGGAAGCAAGCTACCTAGTCAACTTAGATATTTAGAATCTGTTCTGTGTGATAATAAGGTACCAAGTCTTTCTCATTCTTTATCATACAGTGCTGAAGAGCCAGTGAGCAAAAAGCCCCCTAAAGGAAGATGTAGAATCAATAGATGGAGAATACCTGCTTGCTTCCTAAAATCAAAGCGAATATCACATAGGTCATCATCCCTTGGAGTCTGGAGTATCGACACTGGTTGTAGCAGTTTGTCAGAGAACACATCCCAGACACAGTGTTCTTCATATGATAGTCAACATGTACTCGTAGATACCTGTGTTGTAGCTTTTGATAGAGAGTACATGCAAGGAGTTCTAATAACCGAAAGAATTagttattttgattttcaaagatcacaaagaaataaaagaaactgGAAGATGAAGAAACAATCAAGGGGACCTGGTGAAAATATTTACAGAGGTCACAGGAGCTACTATCTGATGCTAAACTTGCAACTTGGAATTAG GTATACAGTTGGGAAAATCACACCAGTGCCGATGCGTGAAGTGCGATCCTCTGATTTTGGGTCTCGAGCTAGAATAAGAATGTACTTCCCTTGCATGGGATCTCAATTTACACCTCCACACAACTCTGTTGCTTTCTTTTGGAAGGATTACTGTCCTATGGTTTTTAG GAATCTTCGTGAAATGTTTAAGATAGATGCTGCTGACTACATGATGTCCATATGTGGAGGTGATGGCCTAAAAGAGCTTTCATCTCCGGGGAAAAGTGGCAGCATATTTTACCTTTCGCAGGATGAAAGATTTTTAATAAAGACTCTAAGAAAATATGAACTTAAG ATTCTATTGAAGATGCTGCcgaattattatgttcatgttgGAGCCTATGACAATACTCTAATAACAAAGTTTTTTGGTCTCCACAGACTAACTATAAAAGGGAGGAAG GTTCGCTTCGTGGTTATGGGAAATATGTTTCGGACAGAATTGCGAATCCACCGTCGGTATGACTTGAAGGGTTCCTCTATTGGAAGGTGTACAGGAATGCATAAAACTAATGGGATCACAACATTGAAAGACCTTGATTTGTCATATGTTTTTCATTTAGAGAAATCATGGCGAGAGTCACTTTTTAG ACAAATCTCTCTAGATTGTAAGTTCCTGGAATCACAATCAATAATTGATTACAGCTTGTTGCTGGGACTGCACTTTAGGGCTCCTGAGCATTTGAAGGCATATTCAGAATCTCGTAATCACCCAACGGAGAATGCAG CTGAGTCCCAGTTACATGAAGAAATCAGGAACCTACCAAAGGGTTTGCGCTTGGTAGCACATGAACCAAGTTCTGTGACTAGTCTACCAGGTTCACACATCCGAGGCAGCACATTAAGAGCATCTGCAGCTGGTAATAAGGAAGTTGATCTTCTTTTGCCTGGCACTGGAAG GTTGCGGGTACAATTAGGGGTGAACATGCCAGCTCAAGCTAATTTGAAGCTACTTCACAACTGCCTCCTTGATTCAGCAGAAATTGATCCCATTGAAGTCTATGATGTCGTTCTCTATTTTGGAATTATCGACATATTGCAGGAGTATAACATGACTAAGAAAATAGAACATGCCTGCAAGTCACTCAAGTACGATCCCCTCTTGATTTCTGCTATTGAACCAAAGACGTATTCCAAGCGGTTCATCAGTTTCCTGAAGGAGGTTTTCCCTGAATAA